The Frankiales bacterium nucleotide sequence CCTCGGCGCGCTCGACGACGACGGCTACCTGTCGATCACCGGGCGCAAGAAGGAGATCCTGGTGACCGCGGGCGGCAAGAACGTCGCCCCTGCGGTGCTCGAGGACCGGCTGCGCAGCCACTGGATCGTCGGCCAGTGCATGGTGGTGGGCGACGCGCGGCCCTACGTGGCCGCGCTCGTCACCATCGACCCCGAGTCCTTCCCGGTGTGGAGGAGCGAGCACGGCAAGGACCCGGCGGCGGAGGTCGCCGACCTGGCCGAGGACCCCGACCTGCGGGCCACCGTGCAGCACGCCGTGGACGACGCCAACCGCGCCGTGTCGCAGGCCGAGTCCATCCGCAGGTTCCGGATCGTCCCCGGCGACTGGACCGAGGAGGGCGGCCAGCTCACGCCGTCGATGAAGCTCAAGCGCGACGTGGTGATGAAGGAGCTCGCCGGCGAGGTGGAGTCGCTCTACTCCTAGCCGGCGGTCGGGGCCGCTGCCGGGCGGACCCGCCGCGACCGCCGGTCACCCGATCGGGGCAGCGCGTCCCCGCGCCCGGCACGCGCGGGCGGGCGCGACACGGCACCCTGGTCCGGTGAGCACACCGACCGACCGGGTCCCGGCGTCCGGCAGCGCCCTCGTGGACGTGCGCGGGCTGGTCGTGGAGTTCGGCAGCGTGCGCGCGGTGGACGCGCTCGACCTGCGGGTGACGGCGGGCGCCTCCGTGGCGCTCGTGGGACGCAACGGCGCGGGCAAGTCCACGAGCCTGCGCGTGCTGGCCGGCGTGCTGCCGCCGTCGGACGGCGAGATCCGCGTGGCCGGGGTCGACGCGCGACGCGAGCCGCGCCGGGCCCGGGAGGTCGTGGGCTACTGCCCGGACGTCGGCGGCCTGATCCCGCGGGCCACGCCGTGGGAGCACCTCCAGCTCGCCGCGAGCCTGCGCGGCATGGCGCCCGGCTGGGAGGACCGCGCGCGCGACCTGCTCGAGCGCTTCGACCTCGCCGGCGCGGCCGACCGCGTGACCTCCGGCTTCTCCCACGGCATGGGACGCCGGCTCTCCGTGCTCCTCGCGGCGTTCCACGAGCCCGCCGTGCTGCTGCTCGACGAGCCGTTCGACGGCGTGGACCCGCTCGGCGTCGAGGCGACGCTCGAGGAGGTGCGTCGCGCCCGGCTGCGCGGGGCCGCCGTGCTGGTCTCGACGCACCTGCTCTCGCTGGCGGTGGCCGCCTGCGACGAGGCGGTCGTGCTGCGCACGGGGCGGGTTGTGTCCGCCTCGCCGTCCTCGGAGCTGGCCGGGGAGGCAGGCGCCGAGCGCTACCGCGAGCTGCTGCGGTGAGCCGCGCATGAGCCGGGGCCAGGCCGGGGCGCTGTTCGCCCTGCGGTGGCGGATGGTGCGCTCGCCCGCGGTCCGCGCCGGCCTGCTGGTGCTGGCCGTCGTGTCGCTGGTGACCCTCGTGGCGCTCGCCGTCGCGGCGGCCGGCGTCCCGCTCGGGCGGCTGGTGAGCACCGGCCCCTCGGCGGAGGACCTGCTGCGCGCGGGGGTGCCGGTGGACCGCACGGGCGAGGTCCGCGCGCTGCTGCCGTCGGCGATGCTCGCGTTCGCGCTGTTCTCGGTGATCGCGCCGCTCGCGGCGGGCGGCGGCACCGAGCTGATCCCCGAGTCCGAGCTCGTCGCCTACCCCGTGCGGGTGCCCACGATCGTGCGGCTCTCGCTGGCGCTCACGCCGCTGAACATCGCCTGGTACTTCCAGGTGTTCCTGCTCGTGGGGGCCACGTCGTACGCCGTGCGCGGCGAGCTCGGCCCGCTGCCGCCGCTCGGTGTGCTGGTGCTGTTCCTCGTCGCGTGCACCACCGTGGGCCACGCCCTGGGCTGGGCCCTCGTCGGCGTGCGGCGCACGCGCCGCGGCCGCGTGGCCACGTGGACCCTGCTGGGCCTGCTGCTGGGGTACGGCGCGGTGCTCGCGACCACCGGCCGGCTGACCGGCCTGCTCGACCGTGCGCCCACCGTGAGCGTCCTGGTCTCCGAGCTCGACGCCGCGCAGGGCCGCAGCGAGGCGCTGCCGACCGTGGCCGTGCTCCTCGTCGTCGCCGTGGCGGGCTACCTCGCCGCCGTCCGCCTGGCCGCCTGGGCGCTGCGCCGGCCCGGCGACCGCGGCACCGACGGGCCGCTGGCCCGGCCCGTGCGGAGGCGGGCGCAGCGCGACTCCGCCCTCGCCGCCCTCGTGGCCGTCGACCGCGCGTCGGTGTGGCGCTCCCCGCCGCTGCGGCGCGGGCTGGTGATCCTGGCGCTGCTGCCGGTCGCCGCGGCCGCGGTGGCGAGCCTGCCGTGGTCGTCGATCGCGCTGCTGCCCCCGCTGGTGTCCTCCGGCGCCGCGCTGCTCTTCGGCGTCAACGCCCTGGCCCTGGACGGCTCGGGGGCCACCTGGGTCGCGACCATGCCGCACGACCCGGCCCTCGTGCTGCGCAGCAAGGCGCGCGTGGTGCTCGAGGTCGTGGGCGGCGCCGTGGCGCTGGTGCTGGTCGGCTCGTCGGTGCGCGCGGCCAGCGCGCCGACCGCCGTCGACCTGCTGTGCGCCGTCGGCGCGTCCGCGAGCTGCGTCGCGATCGTGGTGGTCACCTGCCTCAAGCTCTCGGTGACCCGCCCGCACCGCGCCGAGCTGCGCAGCGCCCGCGACACCCCCGCCCCGCCCGGGTCGATGGCCGTCTACTCCGCGCGGCTGGCCGGCGTGACGACGCTGGTCGGCCTGGTGTTCTCCCTCGCCACCTTCGGCGACAGCCCCCTGCTGCCCGTGCTGGTGACGGTCGCCCTCGTCGCGTGGTCGGCGGCCACCTGGCTGCGCGTGCGGCGGATGTGGGCCGACGACGTGCGCCGCGCCGGCGTCGTGGCCACCGTCTCGGCCGGCTGACGGCCCGCCGGAAGGACGTTCGGCGCCCGGCGGAGGCCGAGGGTCCTGCGACCACCGTCAGTCACGGAGCGTCATACGAACGGATGAAACACCCCGCCGAACGTCCCGACGCCGCGCCTGGATCTTCCGTCCCGGTCACGGAGGGCTACTAATGGACCGGGAGCAGACCACGGGTGTCCGCTCCGCCGGGGGTCCGCCCCCGGGGTCCGGGATCGGTGTCGCGGGACCGCGGCCGGGACCGGGCCCGGGGGGCCGGTGCCCCGGTGTCCGATCCGCACCGCGTCCCGCGCGGTCGCACGAGCCGAGGTCCTCATGGGTCGACGTACGCTGCTCCTCGTCGCCGCGCTGGTGATCGCCGCGCTGGGGACCGTCCTGGTGTTCCTGTACGCGCAGAACGCGAAGAACGCCGCCCAGGAGGGCCAGGCGCTGGTCAAGGTCCTGGTCGCCAAGACCCAGATCGAGACCGGCACCACCGGTGCCACCGCCTCCTCGAACGGCGCGTTCGAGGAGGCGCAGGTGCCGCAGAGCACGGTCGTGCCCGGCGCCCTGTCCGACGCCTCGTCGATCGCCAATCTCGTCGCGGTCGTGCCGGTGTTCCCCGGCCAGCAGATCCTCGGGCAGCAGTGGGGCGCGGTGGCGCAGACCTCCGGCCTCGCGCTCCCGGCCGGCACCGTGGCGGTCTCCGTGCAGCTCGACGACCCGCAGCGCGTCGCCGGGTTCGTCTCCCCCGGGTCGAACGTCACGATCTTCAC carries:
- a CDS encoding ATP-binding cassette domain-containing protein, translated to MSTPTDRVPASGSALVDVRGLVVEFGSVRAVDALDLRVTAGASVALVGRNGAGKSTSLRVLAGVLPPSDGEIRVAGVDARREPRRAREVVGYCPDVGGLIPRATPWEHLQLAASLRGMAPGWEDRARDLLERFDLAGAADRVTSGFSHGMGRRLSVLLAAFHEPAVLLLDEPFDGVDPLGVEATLEEVRRARLRGAAVLVSTHLLSLAVAACDEAVVLRTGRVVSASPSSELAGEAGAERYRELLR
- the cpaB gene encoding Flp pilus assembly protein CpaB, whose product is MGRRTLLLVAALVIAALGTVLVFLYAQNAKNAAQEGQALVKVLVAKTQIETGTTGATASSNGAFEEAQVPQSTVVPGALSDASSIANLVAVVPVFPGQQILGQQWGAVAQTSGLALPAGTVAVSVQLDDPQRVAGFVSPGSNVTIFTYAADGTKDGVRALLTHVPVVAVGPTTVVSRTTASSDQTQPSNTEQIPTAILTLAVSQQQAEKIIFASGKVSATQYAGLWFALEDKNSKVAQGDPGVTSKNLFG